A DNA window from Ipomoea triloba cultivar NCNSP0323 chromosome 10, ASM357664v1 contains the following coding sequences:
- the LOC116031353 gene encoding lamin-like protein: MSTSPSISNLLFLFLFLLIAAASTTVSATDHIVGANRGWNPGINYTLWANNHTFLVGDLISFRYQKTQYNVFEVNQTGYDNCTTEGAVGNWSSGKDFILLDKPKRYYFICGTGGCFNGMKVSVVVHALPPPPKSAVSADHSNTKSAASASTPPPALWVLIAGLLMGFLGFSL; encoded by the exons ATGTCCACCTCACCCTCCATCTCTAacctcctcttcctcttcctctttctCTTAATCGCCGCCGCTTCCACCACCGTCTCCGCCACCGACCACATCGTCGGCGCCAACAGAGGCTGGAACCCCGGCATCAACTACACCCTCTGGGCCAACAACCACACCTTCCTCGTCGGTGACCTCATCT cgtTTAGGTATCAGAAAACACAGTACAATGTGTTTGAGGTGAACCAGACCGGGTACGACAATTGCACCACGGAAGGCGCGGTCGGAAACTGGAGCAGCGGAAAAGACTTTATTCTCCTCGACAAGCCTAAGAGGTATTACTTCATTTGTGGCACTGGTGGCTGCTTTAATGGCATGAAGGTTTCGGTTGTTGTCCACGCGCTTCCACCTCCGCCTAAATCCGCCGTCTCTGCTGACCACTCCAACACCAAGTCCGCCGCCTCTGCCTCCACTCCGCCGCCTGCTCTTTGGGTGCTCATTGCTGGGCTTCTCATGGGTTTCTTGGGATTTAGCCTGTAG
- the LOC116031351 gene encoding pentatricopeptide repeat-containing protein At1g80880, mitochondrial, whose product MVRLLDLARRLQKTNSILLLPRIFTSRVLPPASPTLPQPNLRRHFSGVFRRTPFNRVPQSRNFSSFQSAQTYEIINFEEYVERLGENPRVGVSEFIGLLEKAKDFASGDEAIAILDQCSVKPSKDFVFLVIWGVRDQWQLAYLAFKWGEKWECIVEKTWCLVIWVLGNHKKFSIAWALISDLVRNSVDVQEAVLIMIDRYAAANYPDKAMRAFQIMENFSLSPDQKVFLSFLDILCKHGFIEEAEEFMLVNKKLFPLGIDGFNVILNGWCNIAVDISEAKRVWRELSKCCIVPNGTSYIHMISCFSKVGNLFDSLRLYDEMKKRGWVPGASVYNSLVYVLTRGNCLKEALKIVDKMKKEGVQPDSTTYNSIIFPLCEASKLEEARAVLAMMIGDNVSPTSVTYHALLAAASLEGTTELLNNMRKAGLGPSRDTFLLALDRFFKLKDPENAMKLWVEMKSYEVMPDSAHYAVMVEGLLKCGMLVWAKELYAEMKRNGIVDDPKLQKLMKLKESNRNGGNQSERDPVKRGKRTQWTHHREGNVVRSQKHDNPTQRKR is encoded by the exons ATGGTGCGACTGCTTGATCTTGCTCGGAGATTGCAGAAAACAAACTCAATTCTTTTGCTACCTCGCATCTTCACCTCACGAGTTCTTCCGCCTGCTTCGCCTACTCTTCCTCAGCCCAATCTTCGGCGGCATTTCTCTGGGGTGTTTCGTCGAACACCTTTCAATCGTGTTCCTCAAAGTCGTAACTTCTCCAGCTTCCAAAGCGCCCAGACAtacgaaattattaattttgaagAATACGTTGAGCGATTAGGCGAAAATCCCCGAGTGGGTGTGAGTGAATTTATTGGGTTACTCGAAAAGGCAAAGGATTTTGCTTCAGGAGATGAAGCCATTGCTATTCTTGATCAGTGTAGTGTTAAACCCAGCAAAGATTTTGTCTTTTTGGTGATATGGGGTGTGAGAGACCAGTGGCAATTGGCTTATTTAGCATTCAAGTGGGGTGAGAAATGGGAGTGCATTGTTGAAAAAACTTGGTGTTTGGTGATATGGGTGCTGGGCAACCACAAGAAGTTCAGTATTGCGTGGGCTTTGATCAGTGACCTTGTACGCAATTCAGTGGATGTCCAAGAGGCTGTTCTCATTATGATTGATAG GTATGCTGCAGCAAATTATCCTGACAAGGCTATGCGGGCATTTCAGATAATGGAGAATTTCAGCTTGTCTCCTGATCAGAAAGTGTTCTTATCGTTCTTGGATATTCTTTGTAAGCATGGATTTATTGAAGAGGCTGAAGAATTCATGCTTGTCAATAAGAAGCTATTCCCATTGGGAATTGATGGCTTCAACGTAATTTTAAATGGATGGTGCAACATTGCGGTTGACATATCTGAAGCCAAGAGGGTATGGCGAGAATTGTCGAAATGCTGTATTGTGCCAAATGGGACTTCTTACATTCACATGATTTCCTGTTTCTCCAAAGTCGGCAATCTGTTCGACTCCCTCAGGCTCTATGATGAAATGAAGAAACGAGGGTGGGTTCCTGGGGCGTCGGTGTATAATTCTCTGGTGTATGTACTAACCCGGGGGAATTGCCTGAAGGAAGCTTTGAAAATTGTGGATAAGATGAAAAAAGAGGGCGTGCAGCCCGATTCCACTACGTACAACTCAATCATATTTCCGCTTTGTGAAGCGTCTAAGTTGGAAGAAGCGAGAGCTGTATTGGCTATGATGATTGGGGATAATGTAAGTCCAACAAGTGTAACATACCATGCATTACTTGCAGCTGCAAGCCTAGAAGGAACTACCGAACTTCTAAATAATATGAGGAAAGCTGGACTTGGACCGAGCAGGGATACGTTTCTATTAGCACTTGATAGGTTCTTCAAGTTAAAGGATCCTGAGAATGCAATGAAGCTATGGGTGGAGATGAAATCGTACGAGGTAATGCCCGATTCTGCACATTACGCTGTGATGGTGGAAGGGCTCCTGAAGTGTGGAATGTTAGTTTGGGCGAAAGAGTTATATGCTGAGATGAAACGTAATGGGATTGTCGATGACCCAAAGCTCCAAAAGCTCATGAAACTGAAGGAATCTAATAGAAATGGTGGTAATCAGAGTGAAAGGGATCCCGTAAAACGTGGAAAGAGAACTCAATGGACACACCACAGAGAAGGCAATGTGGTTAGGAGCCAAAAACATGATAACCCCACACAAAGGAAGAGATAA
- the LOC116033660 gene encoding putative receptor-like protein kinase At1g80870 translates to MPSRQALSSDSEPKITDIFIAITTLAALIILFAILYFLYYLWYSLVHRSRTSPFDSNAPLVKLQRFSYRELKSATQGFSESNSIGKGGSGSVFRGNLKNGKWVAVKLLDCVSFQSEREFQNELQILGGIKSPLVVSLLGYSVEKSKRLVVYEYMPNRSLQESLFSETNLGLNWSRRFDIILDVAKALAFLHLECSPPVVHGDVKPSNVLLDSEFRAKLSDFGLSRLKVEGEFGVDLFSQDLGKSQDLSGNLGVGTGGTQTPIDSHDEVDFALALQASSSSKNSAKLVQNVRALGLNPMNYNAVFESDEKSRNAKGKEVENSGEDWNKFGNYDDELISSSIDHSKELNLSPALDENVVSTTQWGRDWWWRQDGSGELCSKDYVMEWIGSQICPSANPDWDEDKNKSPNGKTSLENSTRFTKFEEAKETGISESGLGSLKKGFELELEGSKKWESQIKNKPRKMKEWWKEEHLDELCEKNSTSKGKRLIEIKCSRRLSVPHFDLGKRFVFRRNSRPKMQAQNAANLEREFSFRRGWKKKNSHSITSDMWSGDLFSRELSSTTSMRGTLCYVAPEFGGCGYLMEKADIYSLGVLILVIVSGRRPLHVLNSPMKLEKANLISWCKQLAHSGNILELVDERLRDEYNKDQASLCINLALACLQRMPELRPDIGDIVKILRGEMELPPLPFEFSPSPPSKMFNRSRRRQKSNAESASK, encoded by the coding sequence ATGCCTTCAAGGCAGGCTTTGTCTTCAGACTCTGAACCCAAAATAACAGATATCTTCATTGCCATTACAACCTTAGCTGCTCTCATTATCCTCTTTGCAATTCTTTACTTTCTGTACTATTTGTGGTACTCTCTAGTCCACCGTTCCCGGACCAGCCCATTTGATTCCAATGCGCCTCTGGTGAAGCTGCAGAGGTTTTCTTACAGAGAATTAAAGTCAGCAACTCAGGGGTTTAGTGAGTCCAACTCTATAGGGAAAGGAGGGTCAGGGAGTGTGTTTAGAGGGAATTTGAAGAATGGGAAATGGGTGGCTGTGAAGCTTTTGGATTGTGTTTCTTTCCAGAGTGAAAGGGAGTTTCAGAATGAGCTTCAGATTCTTGGGGGGATAAAATCCCCTCTGGTGGTCTCTCTTTTAGGGTATAGTGTGGAGAAAAGCAAGAGACTTGTGGTGTATGAGTATATGCCTAATAGAAGTCTGCAGGAATCTTTGTTTTCTGAGACAAATTTGGGGCTGAATTGGAGCAGGAGATTTGATATCATTCTTGATGTGGCAAAGGCACTGGCTTTCTTGCATCTTGAATGTAGCCCTCCAGTGGTCCATGGGGATGTGAAGCCCAGCAATGTGTTGCTTGATTCAGAGTTCAGGGCTAAGCTTTCGGATTTCGGGTTATCAAGATTGAAGGTTGAAGGGGAATTTGGGGTGGATTTGTTCAGCCAGGACTTGGGGAAAAGCCAAGACCTTTCTGGGAATTTAGGGGTTGGGACTGGAGGGACTCAAACCCCTATTGACAGCCATGATGAGGTAGATTTTGCTTTGGCCTTACAAGCCTCTTCCTCATCCAAGAACAGTGCTAAATTGGTTCAGAATGTTAGGGCTCTGGGATTGAATCCCATGAACTATAATGCTGTGTTTGAGAGTGATGAAAAGAGCAGGAATGCTAAAGGGAAAGAGGTTGAGAACAGTGGGGAAGATTGGAACAAATTTGGGAACTATGATGATGAGCTAATAAGCAGTAGTATTGACCACAGCAAAGAGCTGAATCTCAGCCCTGCTTTGGATGAGAATGTTGTGAGCACAACACAATGGGGTAGAGATTGGTGGTGGAGACAAGATGGCAGTGGTGAGCTTTGCAGCAAAGATTATGTAATGGAGTGGATTGGCAGCCAGATTTGCCCTTCAGCTAATCCTGATTGGGATGAAGATAAGAATAAGTCCCCAAATGGAAAAACCAGTTTAGAAAACTCCACTCGATTTACCAAATTCGAAGAAGCCAAAGAGACTGGGATATCAGAATCAGGATTGGGGAGCCTCAAGAAGGGGTTTGAATTGGAATTGGAAGGATCAAAGAAATGGGAATCCCAAATCAAGAATAAGCCAAGGAAGATGAAAGAATGGTGGAAAGAAGAACACCTCGACGAGCTATGTGAGAAGAACAGCACTAGCAAAGGAAAAAGGCTTATAGAAATCAAATGCAGCAGAAGACTAAGTGTCCCCCATTTCGATCTGGGAAAACGCTTCGTCTTCAGAAGAAACAGCAGGCCGAAAATGCAGGCTCAAAACGCAGCCAATCTCGAGAGGGAATTCAGCTTCAGGAGAGgctggaagaagaagaattccCATTCCATTACCAGTGATATGTGGAGCGGAGACCTTTTCAGCCGGGAACTAAGCAGCACGACAAGCATGAGAGGCACACTCTGCTATGTTGCCCCCGAATTCGGGGGCTGTGGCTACCTAATGGAGAAAGCCGATATCTACAGCCTCGGAGTCCTGATTCTCGTGATCGTCTCAGGTAGAAGGCCTCTGCACGTCCTGAATTCGCCTATGAAACTCGAGAAAGCAAACCTAATTAGCTGGTGCAAACAGTTAGCTCATTCTGGGAACATTTTGGAACTTGTGGATGAAAGACTCAGAGATGAATACAACAAGGATCAGGCAAGCTTGTGCATCAACTTAGCTTTAGCTTGCTTGCAGAGAATGCCGGAACTGAGACCTGACATTGGTGACATTGTGAAGATTTTGAGAGGCGAAATGGAATTGCCGCCCCTCCCGTTCGAGTTCTCCCCGTCTCCACCATCCAAAATGTTCAACAGATcgagaagaagacagaagagCAATGCAGAATCGGCTTCCAAATAA